A DNA window from Thiopseudomonas alkaliphila contains the following coding sequences:
- the ubiE gene encoding bifunctional demethylmenaquinone methyltransferase/2-methoxy-6-polyprenyl-1,4-benzoquinol methylase UbiE, translating into MNDPQQPNKPEAITHFGYQDVPESQKAKKVAEVFHSVAARYDLMNDVLSGGMHRLWKRFTIELSGVRPGNRVLDIAGGTGDLTRKFSSLVGSTGEVVLADINDSMLKVGRDRLLDKGVSSNVRFVQADAEQLPFPDNHFDVVTIAFGLRNVTHKEAAIRSMLRVLKPGGRLLILEFSKPKNPLLSKLYDTYSFNFMPLAGKLITNDADSYRYLAESIRMHPDQETLKGMMQDAGFERITYHNMTGGIVALHRGIKP; encoded by the coding sequence ATGAATGATCCACAACAGCCCAACAAACCAGAAGCCATTACGCATTTTGGCTATCAAGATGTTCCCGAAAGCCAAAAAGCCAAGAAAGTTGCCGAAGTCTTTCATTCGGTAGCCGCACGCTACGATCTAATGAATGACGTCTTGTCGGGCGGGATGCACCGTTTATGGAAACGCTTCACCATTGAGTTATCAGGTGTGCGTCCAGGTAATAGGGTCTTAGATATTGCCGGTGGGACCGGTGACCTTACCCGTAAATTCTCCAGCCTAGTCGGAAGTACTGGTGAAGTGGTACTGGCCGATATTAACGACTCGATGCTAAAAGTGGGTCGCGACCGTTTACTCGATAAAGGCGTCTCAAGTAATGTGCGTTTTGTTCAAGCCGATGCGGAACAACTGCCCTTTCCTGACAACCACTTTGATGTGGTGACCATTGCCTTTGGCCTACGTAACGTCACCCATAAAGAGGCAGCGATTCGCTCAATGCTGCGAGTACTCAAACCTGGCGGTCGCTTGCTGATTCTGGAGTTTTCCAAACCGAAAAACCCCTTACTTTCGAAACTATACGATACCTACTCCTTCAATTTTATGCCGCTAGCTGGCAAGTTAATTACTAACGATGCCGACAGCTACCGCTATCTGGCCGAATCAATCCGCATGCACCCTGACCAAGAAACCCTTAAAGGCATGATGCAAGACGCCGGCTTTGAGCGCATTACCTACCATAATATGACCGGTGGCATTGTTGCTTTACACCGTGGAATTAAACCCTAA